A region from the Palaemon carinicauda isolate YSFRI2023 chromosome 9, ASM3689809v2, whole genome shotgun sequence genome encodes:
- the LOC137647338 gene encoding nicotinamide N-methyltransferase-like, whose protein sequence is MQEAKTDGLSKCVSKIRDLYLSDFNPLEYHSTFYSTLDDEVKFFLDNYHDAFQKDNLLKSLSSNKRRVLDFGCGPVPVYAATAAYFTNSITMAEIVPANRKALESWMSSEEDAIDWSQFFTHIASLDDETRTGDEYATKLQDAFQLVVPCDGGLPNPLHPVCQTYDVVMSTLCLEFATTSLDDYRSMLANVTSLIKPGGVLMMAGALGNTSYQVGQCTYPSVTLTKEDITDVFTSLETLQLVALRTLDRQTSLEKPANHKGIFFLMAQKTKK, encoded by the exons ATGCAGGAGGCAAAGACAGACGGTCTTTCCAAATGTGTAAGCAAGATCAGAGATCTATATTTGTCTGACTTCAACCCTCTGGAGTATCACTCGACATTTTATTCCACCCTTGACGATGAGGTGAAGTTCTTCCTTGATAATTACCACGATGCTTTCCAGAAAG ACAATTTGCTGAAGAGTCTCAGTTCAAACAAAAGAAGGGTGTTGGATTTCGGGTGTGGGCCAGTTCCCGTGTATGCTGCGACGGCTGCTTACTTCACGAATTCTATAACAATGGCTGAGATTGTGCCAGCAAATAG GAAAGCATTAGAATCTTGGATGAGTTCCGAGGAAGACGCCATAGATTGGAGCCAGTTCTTCACCCACATCGCTTCTTTGGACGACGA AACGAGAACTGGAGACGAGTATGCCACGAAGCTTCAAGACGCCTTCCAGCTGGTAGTACCTTGTGACGGTGGACTGCCAAATCCTCTTCATCCAGTTTGCCAAAC GTATGACGTAGTGATGAGTACCCTCTGTCTGGAATTCGCAACCACATCTTTGGACGACTATAGATCCATGCTGGCTAACGTCACGAGTCTGATTAAACCAGGAGGCGTGCTGATGATGGCA GGAGCACTTGGAAACACATCATACCAAGTGGGGCAGTGCACATACCCTTCAGTGACCCTGACGAAGGAAGACATCACTGATGTCTTTACCTCTTTGGAGACCTTACAGCTGGTCGCCCTAAGGACACTAGATCGACAGACGTCCTTGGAGAAGCCAGCAAATCATAAGGGAATATTTTTCTTGATGGCGCAGAAGACAAAAAAATAG